In Chitinophaga sp. HK235, a single window of DNA contains:
- a CDS encoding class I lanthipeptide, giving the protein MKKKQVSLQKKLILGKSTVATLNASQQQQIAGGLPTITRIIDCPSNADTCATIPPGGHICQFCVTAA; this is encoded by the coding sequence ATGAAAAAGAAACAAGTATCTCTCCAGAAAAAACTGATCCTCGGTAAATCTACCGTGGCAACCCTGAACGCAAGCCAGCAACAACAGATCGCTGGTGGTCTCCCTACGATTACCAGAATCATCGACTGCCCTTCCAATGCTGACACCTGCGCGACCATCCCTCCCGGAGGTCACATATGCCAGTTCTGCGTTACAGCAGCATAG
- a CDS encoding SDR family oxidoreductase codes for MKKFSNKVAIVTGGNSGIGYATASALVDLGATVIVTGRRKEAIEKAAAEIGAVPIVADQSSIKDTEALVAHVKQDYGKVDILFINAGIVGDSTLIENAEEVNFDNVMDINFKGAYFTLSKFIPVLAEEASVVILSSIVASTYKPHSSIYQASKAALNSIAKTAAAELAPRKIRVNIVSPGPTRTAVLSKNGLDAASADALFDKLSAENIPLRKVGTPHDVAKLVVYLSDDAASYITGSEFVIDGGITL; via the coding sequence ATGAAAAAATTCAGTAACAAAGTAGCGATAGTAACCGGAGGCAACAGCGGCATTGGATATGCAACAGCATCGGCTCTGGTGGATCTGGGAGCCACCGTGATCGTGACCGGCCGCAGGAAGGAAGCGATCGAAAAAGCCGCCGCGGAGATTGGCGCCGTACCTATCGTGGCGGACCAGTCCAGTATAAAAGATACCGAGGCGCTGGTGGCGCATGTAAAGCAGGACTATGGCAAGGTAGATATTCTGTTTATCAACGCCGGGATAGTAGGCGACAGTACGTTGATTGAGAATGCTGAGGAAGTGAATTTCGACAATGTAATGGATATCAACTTTAAGGGCGCCTATTTCACCCTTAGTAAGTTTATCCCGGTGCTGGCAGAAGAAGCATCGGTAGTGATACTGTCGTCCATTGTGGCCAGTACTTATAAACCACATAGTTCGATCTACCAGGCTAGCAAGGCGGCTTTGAACTCCATTGCGAAAACGGCTGCGGCGGAGCTGGCACCCAGGAAGATACGGGTGAATATTGTGAGTCCTGGCCCTACCCGTACTGCGGTGTTGAGCAAGAACGGGCTGGATGCGGCTTCAGCTGATGCCTTGTTCGATAAATTGTCTGCTGAAAACATCCCGCTTCGTAAAGTAGGGACACCGCATGATGTGGCGAAACTAGTGGTTTACCTCAGCGATGATGCCGCTTCCTATATTACCGGCAGCGAATTCGTTATCGACGGCGGCATAACGTTGTAA
- a CDS encoding RagB/SusD family nutrient uptake outer membrane protein: MKKRLILLLLFSVILPACQKFLDKPDPTATKFDEFFNTEEDLRRVVYSTYLDVFTNQGDRRLLFYMDDSKSDNAYSRVEGDNHQRIANGSYDANTRAFEYYYTIHMKHIGRLNTYLKSINTPYVEDEAIRTKYKGILEGLRCWHYFKMVSRWGNIPFYLEPVDISQVTQPAKSKEEILNTLFPMAEATANTLPDKEYNSDAYMFNKYSLKALIMRYALYHGRYELAARLAKEIMDSGNYLLYPVYGDLFKYKGDKINKEFIIKMDMQSHGNSGTNSFEHLGPHFRTGKGQSYSVPLKSLVDAYWTLQGNKIDECPYHNKQDYELDPKLNRDPRYTASIIGQGDMFVNEPIDIYDQNSPMFHEKERASRSGYWFRKFVDETDAFKDNGNMYFPILRYAEVLLTYAEARIMMNNIDNLSKSCINQIRTRAGLDMKEADVTLPKYAAYTQQQWIDLIRNERRIELAGEGVRYDDILRWKIGDQVMTKPALGHTRLVNGTLVSLKIEDRSFQSRNYLWPFHSGSLKIEPGLTQNPGY; encoded by the coding sequence ATGAAAAAGAGACTTATCCTACTGTTATTATTCTCCGTTATCCTGCCGGCATGCCAGAAGTTTCTGGACAAACCAGACCCCACTGCCACCAAATTCGATGAATTCTTTAATACAGAAGAAGACCTTCGGCGCGTTGTATACAGCACCTACCTGGATGTATTTACCAACCAGGGCGACAGAAGGTTACTGTTTTACATGGATGACAGTAAATCAGATAATGCTTATAGCAGAGTGGAAGGCGATAATCATCAACGTATTGCCAACGGTAGCTACGACGCCAACACCAGGGCTTTTGAATATTACTATACCATACACATGAAACATATAGGCCGTTTAAATACTTATCTGAAAAGTATCAATACACCTTATGTTGAAGATGAAGCTATCCGCACAAAATACAAAGGCATACTGGAAGGGCTCCGGTGCTGGCACTATTTCAAAATGGTTTCCCGCTGGGGTAACATTCCTTTTTACCTCGAGCCGGTGGATATCTCACAAGTAACACAGCCGGCTAAATCAAAAGAGGAAATACTGAATACACTTTTCCCAATGGCCGAGGCAACTGCCAATACGCTTCCGGACAAGGAATACAATTCAGATGCCTACATGTTCAACAAATACTCCCTCAAGGCCCTTATCATGCGTTATGCCTTATACCATGGCCGTTATGAACTGGCGGCGCGGCTGGCCAAAGAGATCATGGATAGTGGCAATTACTTGCTGTATCCGGTTTACGGAGATCTGTTCAAGTATAAAGGCGACAAGATAAACAAGGAGTTCATCATAAAAATGGACATGCAGAGTCATGGTAACAGTGGCACTAATTCCTTTGAGCACCTGGGGCCACATTTCCGGACAGGAAAGGGACAGTCCTACTCCGTGCCCTTAAAATCACTGGTAGATGCCTATTGGACTTTACAGGGCAATAAAATTGATGAATGTCCCTATCATAATAAACAGGACTATGAGCTGGATCCGAAACTGAACAGGGACCCACGTTATACAGCCAGCATCATCGGTCAGGGAGATATGTTTGTCAATGAGCCCATCGACATATATGATCAAAACAGTCCCATGTTCCATGAAAAAGAACGTGCCAGCCGCTCGGGTTACTGGTTCAGAAAATTTGTAGACGAAACAGATGCATTCAAGGATAATGGCAATATGTACTTCCCGATATTGAGATATGCCGAAGTACTTTTGACATATGCAGAAGCCCGCATTATGATGAATAATATTGACAACCTTTCGAAAAGCTGTATTAACCAGATCAGGACCAGGGCCGGTCTCGATATGAAAGAAGCGGATGTTACCTTACCGAAATATGCGGCTTATACACAGCAGCAATGGATCGACCTGATCAGAAATGAGCGGAGAATAGAACTGGCTGGCGAGGGAGTAAGATATGATGATATCTTAAGATGGAAAATCGGAGACCAGGTAATGACTAAACCCGCTCTCGGACATACCCGGCTGGTGAACGGAACCCTTGTTTCACTAAAGATAGAAGACCGTTCATTTCAATCGCGTAATTATTTGTGGCCGTTTCATTCGGGCAGTTTGAAAATTGAACCGGGGTTGACGCAGAATCCGGGATATTAA
- a CDS encoding class I lanthipeptide, giving the protein MKKKTSLQKKMSFNKTMIASLSSQQQAMMAGGLPPITKQAVCQDQTYAVSCETIRFTADQCVSC; this is encoded by the coding sequence ATGAAGAAAAAAACCTCCCTCCAAAAGAAAATGTCTTTTAACAAGACAATGATAGCATCCCTCAGTTCGCAGCAGCAGGCAATGATGGCCGGTGGCTTGCCTCCTATTACCAAACAGGCCGTCTGTCAGGATCAGACCTATGCCGTTTCCTGTGAAACTATCCGTTTCACAGCTGACCAGTGCGTTTCCTGCTAG
- a CDS encoding DUF6508 domain-containing protein: MTINDFSKEDLQKVLALAGSISAMKADDLRIFADHIPAHIRLITSLDEIKFLEVFDYNTWAKEQGWDYVMSPETLDNSDTETLRKLMTTHVRTNRFVEGHWDQLLLTGYISRFLARLQELYNEAYAR, translated from the coding sequence ATGACCATCAATGATTTCTCCAAAGAAGATCTGCAAAAGGTTCTGGCACTGGCCGGCAGTATTTCAGCCATGAAAGCAGATGACCTGCGGATATTCGCCGATCATATACCAGCGCATATCCGGTTAATAACCTCACTGGACGAAATAAAATTCCTGGAAGTATTTGATTATAATACATGGGCAAAAGAACAGGGATGGGACTATGTAATGTCGCCGGAAACATTGGATAACAGCGATACTGAAACATTGCGCAAACTAATGACCACCCATGTACGTACCAACCGTTTTGTAGAAGGGCACTGGGACCAGTTGTTGCTGACAGGTTATATCTCCCGCTTTCTGGCACGTTTGCAGGAACTGTATAACGAGGCATATGCCCGGTAG
- a CDS encoding FecR family protein — protein MPRPENYHEKLLQQYLDGQCSREELEALFGYLNTSASKRPLLLVMKQEFERVMNEKHDVPEALGNRIETRLLQEISQSKVVPMRPFHYLKWGAAAAVVVLLSAAVIFYLSHQPVAPKLAQHHVIPVGSPGGNKAKLTLSDGSVVTLDSTGNRVIQQGDVKVQQHNGQLLYPLAAGPSSIVSYNLLAVPRGGQFNVVLPDGSHVWLNAASSLRYPTAFSPNNRTVEIQGQAYFEIKPMPGQPFIVKVNNMEVQVLGTSFDLMAYADEPVTRTTLVQGAVKVKSGDNERQLLPGQAAAVNNTTGALSIQTADLREATAWKTGFFNFENASLVSILKQLSRWYDVEADYQSIPDGNRFGGYISRSLPLQEVLPMLETDRVKLKLEGRTIKVILTR, from the coding sequence ATGCCGCGACCTGAAAATTACCACGAGAAACTGTTACAGCAGTACCTGGACGGCCAATGCAGCCGGGAGGAACTGGAGGCCCTATTCGGATATCTTAACACATCCGCTTCCAAACGTCCCCTGCTGCTGGTTATGAAACAGGAATTTGAGCGCGTTATGAATGAAAAGCATGACGTGCCGGAAGCCCTTGGAAACCGTATAGAGACAAGATTGCTACAAGAGATCAGCCAAAGCAAGGTGGTGCCGATGCGTCCCTTCCACTATCTGAAGTGGGGCGCTGCCGCTGCAGTTGTTGTACTCCTATCGGCAGCCGTTATCTTTTATCTCTCCCACCAACCTGTTGCGCCCAAACTGGCACAACACCATGTTATACCTGTGGGATCACCGGGCGGCAACAAAGCGAAACTCACACTGTCAGACGGCTCCGTGGTTACGCTGGACAGTACCGGCAACCGGGTGATCCAACAGGGCGATGTTAAAGTACAGCAGCATAACGGGCAGCTGCTTTACCCACTCGCCGCCGGCCCTTCATCCATTGTTAGTTACAACCTGCTGGCAGTTCCCCGTGGTGGACAGTTTAATGTAGTACTGCCCGACGGAAGCCATGTCTGGCTCAATGCTGCGTCCAGCCTGCGCTATCCTACTGCTTTCTCTCCTAACAACCGTACGGTGGAAATACAGGGCCAGGCCTATTTTGAGATAAAACCGATGCCAGGCCAACCGTTTATTGTAAAAGTGAACAATATGGAAGTACAGGTATTGGGAACCAGCTTCGACTTAATGGCCTATGCCGACGAGCCTGTAACCCGCACCACACTTGTACAGGGAGCAGTTAAAGTTAAATCCGGTGATAACGAAAGACAGCTGCTCCCCGGGCAGGCAGCTGCAGTGAACAATACCACCGGAGCGCTCTCTATACAAACTGCGGACCTGAGGGAAGCAACAGCCTGGAAAACAGGCTTCTTCAACTTTGAGAATGCCAGCCTGGTCAGCATACTGAAGCAGCTGTCGAGGTGGTATGATGTAGAAGCGGACTATCAGTCGATACCAGATGGAAACCGTTTCGGAGGGTACATCAGCCGCAGCCTGCCACTGCAGGAAGTACTGCCTATGCTGGAAACTGATAGGGTAAAACTCAAACTGGAAGGCAGGACAATCAAAGTAATATTGACCCGGTAA
- a CDS encoding DoxX family protein: MTQKSTLITYWTGASLLSLWFGASGFFELTRNPIVWEITQQLGYPSHFIYILGVFKLTGIGVLLVPNRLLRLKEWVFAGIFFDILFAFFSKIAVLGFPATIDAIIAFTIVSVTYTMFRKLYPATFAVAAPETRLADI, translated from the coding sequence ATGACACAGAAATCCACTCTCATCACTTACTGGACCGGCGCATCTCTTTTATCCTTATGGTTTGGCGCCAGCGGATTCTTCGAGCTGACCCGTAATCCCATTGTATGGGAGATCACGCAACAACTGGGTTATCCTTCACATTTCATTTATATCCTTGGCGTATTTAAACTCACCGGAATCGGAGTACTGCTGGTACCCAACAGGCTGCTCCGCCTGAAGGAATGGGTATTTGCCGGTATTTTCTTTGACATCCTTTTTGCTTTCTTCTCCAAAATTGCCGTGCTGGGCTTTCCCGCCACCATAGACGCGATTATCGCTTTCACCATCGTTAGCGTGACCTATACCATGTTCCGGAAATTATACCCTGCCACGTTCGCAGTGGCAGCACCAGAAACACGCTTGGCGGACATTTGA
- a CDS encoding ADP-ribosyltransferase — protein MALQLIDSFTIDNAYSAPTLQLCMGDLTNLAPEDAVDFLVVSAQPGDYSASGGSLIGSLAQAGVSVQQLSNNKAANYEPKIPCWISNTISSSNSGIQFSRILLFEPSNPATDAAGLVWTIFQALNCFQGNNSTTVALPMVCTGSGGASYQDIIQALFYAATFAGSLSAFPMPVIKLVAYDNDKLQLVQPIFSTLKNNYQNLVSLNLPGGYQNYAPGVWNAVQGISLKPGLTQRQAFGVRMWTSNYYGIINSTLRNGNTDPNYYTLMPLFSAIDSGLANIAAFQGETYRGESQMSAERLAQYQVGANILEPGYTSSARPPGSWYNGANYKFNIYGLNSHSIAFLSVYPGEDEYLYPRNMTSTVNGRSCNGDNILCTFTMQQTTINYCSAEMEEFISKTVIAIH, from the coding sequence ATGGCATTACAATTAATTGATTCTTTCACAATCGATAATGCTTACAGCGCTCCTACCCTTCAGCTGTGTATGGGTGATCTTACCAACCTGGCGCCGGAAGATGCAGTGGATTTCCTGGTGGTATCAGCCCAACCCGGGGACTATTCTGCTTCTGGCGGTTCACTGATAGGTTCGCTGGCACAGGCAGGCGTGTCGGTACAACAATTATCAAATAACAAAGCAGCCAACTATGAGCCCAAGATACCGTGCTGGATATCCAATACGATCAGTTCTTCCAATTCGGGTATACAATTCAGCAGGATACTGTTGTTTGAACCCAGCAATCCGGCTACAGACGCAGCCGGGTTGGTATGGACTATTTTTCAGGCATTGAATTGTTTCCAGGGAAACAATAGCACTACGGTAGCTTTACCGATGGTATGCACCGGCAGCGGAGGAGCTTCTTACCAGGATATTATACAGGCATTGTTTTATGCGGCCACTTTTGCAGGTTCGCTGTCTGCATTTCCCATGCCTGTTATCAAGCTGGTAGCCTATGATAACGATAAGCTGCAATTGGTACAACCCATTTTCAGCACGTTGAAAAACAACTATCAGAACCTGGTGAGCCTGAACCTGCCGGGAGGTTATCAAAACTATGCCCCGGGTGTCTGGAATGCTGTCCAGGGAATCAGCCTGAAACCAGGGCTTACCCAGCGGCAGGCCTTTGGCGTGCGGATGTGGACTTCCAATTATTATGGAATAATCAATTCTACCCTTCGCAACGGCAACACAGATCCAAACTATTATACCCTCATGCCTTTGTTCAGTGCTATCGATTCAGGGCTTGCCAATATCGCGGCATTCCAGGGTGAAACATACCGTGGAGAAAGTCAAATGTCAGCCGAAAGACTTGCCCAGTACCAGGTAGGCGCCAATATCCTCGAACCGGGCTATACCAGTAGCGCACGGCCTCCGGGCTCATGGTATAACGGTGCAAATTATAAATTTAATATCTATGGGCTAAACAGCCATAGTATTGCCTTCCTCTCCGTATATCCCGGTGAAGATGAATATCTTTACCCCAGGAATATGACATCCACTGTAAACGGCAGGAGCTGCAACGGCGACAATATTCTATGTACCTTTACCATGCAGCAAACAACCATCAACTATTGTTCAGCTGAGATGGAGGAATTTATCTCCAAAACAGTAATAGCCATTCATTAA
- a CDS encoding helix-turn-helix domain-containing protein, with translation MHRNQPEELRALQDTLYFIGGKWRLPIINSICAGNRRFREIERSIPGITTRMLSKELKEMEMNKLVKRTVYDASPVLVEYEPTEHCRTFGSIITEMIKWGKAYRKIVTKKQ, from the coding sequence ATGCACAGAAACCAACCAGAAGAACTCCGCGCTTTGCAGGACACCCTATACTTTATCGGCGGCAAATGGCGTCTCCCGATCATTAACTCCATTTGTGCCGGCAACCGCCGCTTTCGGGAAATAGAGCGCAGCATTCCCGGTATCACCACCCGCATGCTATCGAAGGAGCTGAAGGAAATGGAGATGAACAAGCTGGTGAAGCGCACTGTATACGATGCTTCCCCTGTACTGGTAGAGTACGAGCCTACCGAACATTGCCGCACCTTTGGCAGCATCATCACTGAAATGATAAAATGGGGCAAAGCCTATCGTAAGATCGTCACGAAAAAACAATGA
- a CDS encoding SusC/RagA family TonB-linked outer membrane protein, whose product MRFTAFLLLAVCLQCSAVALSQQITLSEKNAPLKKVLKEMAAQAGVSVAYSETLMSATKPVTIEVKNASMERVLEIALHDQPVRYTINNGRILLNSRSREVADSALTVTGRVTNEKGEPIPGASVLIKGTNIGTATSNDGRFEIRIPREHVTLIISAIGFQPTEISAQSQTNMEIRLKTGTRSLSEVVVMGFSEVERRHVASSVAQVDVKLTKTRPIAKLQEAFTGTVPGVTIQQTTNLPGSVPGITIRGISTLQNAGPLVIVDGMEQSLNDIDPNQVKSITVLKDAASASMYGSRGANGVIIIETERGQMGRFKVDVNSWGALQQPIDLPKFVNGIDYMKLNNEARNFQGQTPLFTEEDIRKMGSGETPSVDWMKEGMRRRANSQNVSMSVSGGGGIGSFNLMMGYLKENGLNSYEGSGKYSARFNTNVNIADKFVLLADFYAHRLQINRLKENDDGTGLYENLWKMNPTQQIYYTPSDIPEHYMLYNDMNPIASINRGGSRNNLYDFSSVNLRPRYNISKHLSLEGNVSYQISKSANKRQRETFKFYDGNGKPVKIWKNEVGADQDVSQSQLTARGLLNYTGSLRHQADKIYVTAGSEVMSFNYTDYKEIAKASFFGKLNYSFNNRYILEFTARGDGSSKFAPGKQWGFFPAGAVAWNITNEQFMKGLVNNRIINNLKLRASYGLIGNENVDPYLWEENVNEWGWLMRVPNMNFTWEKQKQGNIGLELTLLDNRLSLTAEAYKKNSYDLIYSRFPVPPITGSNSLEAAFNIGEVENNGYEISVQWQDKIGNLGYSIGAMLFDNRNKVLKAGYRNGDTLIFKDDNDKIWYKGIAIDNYYGYKSNGFFRDQRDVDATPAKLPNTLPGDIKYVDQNGDGIINDADRINLGDPFPHLNYSVTVALQYKNWDFNLLGQGVGKRTGRLNGLEGYPVLVDGSSNSLGRPRQYYADNRWTPETPDSRFPRVWTGSSTNAYLSDVWLGNAAFFRVKVLQLGYTFPLQGKTIRNVRVYVNAQDAITFTRWEGLEPERDGGNGNYPRMAVYSLGVRATLF is encoded by the coding sequence ATGAGATTTACCGCCTTCCTCCTGCTTGCGGTCTGCCTGCAATGCAGTGCAGTAGCCTTATCGCAGCAGATCACACTTTCGGAAAAAAATGCGCCGCTGAAAAAGGTGCTTAAAGAAATGGCCGCACAGGCCGGAGTATCTGTGGCATATAGCGAAACCCTGATGTCTGCTACCAAACCTGTAACAATTGAAGTAAAGAATGCTTCCATGGAACGGGTACTTGAAATAGCGCTCCACGACCAACCGGTACGCTATACTATCAACAACGGCCGCATCCTGCTCAACAGCCGCTCCCGCGAGGTGGCCGATTCCGCTTTGACAGTCACTGGCAGGGTCACTAATGAAAAAGGAGAACCGATACCCGGAGCCAGTGTCCTCATCAAAGGAACAAACATAGGTACAGCCACCAGCAACGACGGCAGGTTCGAGATCAGAATTCCCAGAGAGCATGTTACACTGATCATCAGCGCAATTGGATTTCAGCCAACAGAAATAAGCGCTCAATCTCAGACCAATATGGAAATCCGGTTAAAAACGGGTACCCGAAGCCTGTCTGAAGTGGTGGTGATGGGCTTCTCTGAAGTAGAGCGCCGGCACGTGGCTTCCTCAGTTGCCCAGGTGGATGTAAAATTAACCAAAACCAGACCCATAGCTAAACTGCAGGAAGCATTTACCGGCACCGTTCCGGGTGTTACCATTCAACAAACCACTAATCTGCCCGGCAGTGTACCCGGCATTACGATCAGGGGCATCAGTACTTTGCAAAATGCTGGTCCTCTCGTCATTGTGGACGGGATGGAGCAAAGTTTAAATGATATAGATCCCAATCAGGTGAAAAGCATCACGGTATTGAAAGATGCTGCATCTGCGTCTATGTATGGTTCCCGGGGTGCCAACGGAGTAATCATCATAGAAACGGAGCGCGGGCAAATGGGACGGTTTAAGGTAGATGTTAACTCGTGGGGCGCGTTACAACAACCTATCGATCTTCCCAAATTCGTTAACGGTATCGACTATATGAAATTAAATAACGAAGCCCGGAATTTTCAGGGACAAACACCTCTCTTTACCGAAGAAGACATCCGCAAGATGGGATCCGGGGAAACTCCTTCTGTAGACTGGATGAAAGAAGGAATGCGACGTAGGGCCAACTCACAAAATGTTTCTATGAGTGTATCCGGAGGCGGTGGTATCGGCTCTTTCAACCTGATGATGGGATACCTGAAAGAAAATGGTCTGAACTCATACGAAGGCTCCGGCAAATACTCTGCGCGGTTTAATACCAATGTGAACATCGCAGATAAATTTGTTTTACTGGCTGATTTCTATGCGCATCGCTTGCAAATTAACCGGCTGAAGGAAAACGACGATGGAACAGGGTTATATGAAAATCTCTGGAAAATGAATCCCACCCAGCAGATATACTATACCCCCAGTGACATCCCAGAGCATTATATGTTGTACAATGACATGAACCCGATAGCTTCCATCAACCGCGGAGGATCCCGGAACAACCTGTATGATTTCAGCTCAGTGAACCTGCGGCCAAGATATAATATCAGCAAGCATCTCAGCCTGGAAGGCAATGTGTCCTATCAGATCAGCAAATCGGCTAATAAACGTCAGCGGGAAACTTTTAAGTTCTATGATGGTAACGGGAAACCGGTGAAAATATGGAAAAATGAAGTGGGAGCCGACCAGGACGTTAGTCAAAGCCAGTTGACCGCCCGAGGACTGCTTAACTATACAGGCAGCCTGCGTCATCAGGCCGACAAAATATATGTCACCGCCGGCTCCGAGGTGATGAGCTTCAATTATACCGACTACAAGGAAATTGCCAAAGCTTCTTTTTTCGGAAAGCTGAACTATTCTTTTAATAACAGGTATATACTCGAGTTCACTGCCCGCGGGGATGGCAGCAGCAAATTTGCTCCCGGTAAGCAGTGGGGCTTTTTCCCTGCAGGCGCTGTAGCCTGGAATATTACCAATGAACAATTCATGAAGGGGCTGGTAAATAACCGCATTATCAATAACCTCAAACTACGTGCTTCTTATGGACTGATAGGCAATGAGAATGTAGACCCATATTTATGGGAAGAGAACGTAAACGAATGGGGATGGCTGATGCGTGTACCCAACATGAATTTCACCTGGGAAAAACAAAAACAGGGAAACATCGGGCTGGAGTTGACGCTGTTGGACAACCGGCTTAGCCTGACAGCAGAAGCTTACAAAAAGAACTCTTATGATCTGATCTATTCGAGGTTCCCGGTACCGCCCATCACCGGCTCGAACTCGCTCGAAGCAGCTTTCAATATCGGAGAAGTAGAAAATAACGGATACGAAATTTCGGTACAGTGGCAGGATAAGATCGGTAATCTTGGCTATAGTATAGGCGCTATGCTGTTTGACAACAGAAATAAAGTGCTGAAGGCCGGTTACAGGAATGGAGACACATTGATCTTTAAAGATGATAACGATAAAATCTGGTACAAGGGAATTGCCATTGATAACTACTATGGATATAAAAGCAATGGCTTTTTCCGGGACCAGCGAGATGTGGACGCTACCCCGGCCAAACTTCCCAATACGCTTCCCGGTGATATTAAATATGTAGATCAGAATGGCGATGGTATCATCAATGACGCTGACAGAATAAACCTCGGAGATCCCTTCCCCCACCTGAATTATTCGGTAACTGTAGCCTTACAGTATAAGAACTGGGACTTTAATCTGTTGGGTCAGGGAGTGGGAAAAAGAACAGGACGCCTGAACGGCCTGGAGGGTTACCCTGTATTGGTGGATGGCAGCAGCAATTCGTTGGGAAGACCGCGACAGTACTATGCTGATAATCGATGGACACCCGAAACTCCTGATAGCAGGTTTCCGAGAGTGTGGACCGGATCAAGCACCAACGCCTACCTCAGCGATGTCTGGCTGGGCAATGCAGCCTTTTTCCGGGTGAAAGTATTACAACTCGGATATACGTTCCCGTTACAAGGCAAAACAATCAGAAACGTACGGGTATATGTGAATGCGCAGGATGCCATTACTTTCACAAGATGGGAAGGACTTGAACCGGAGCGGGACGGCGGTAATGGCAACTATCCCAGGATGGCTGTTTACAGCCTGGGCGTCAGGGCCACCTTGTTTTAG
- a CDS encoding RNA polymerase sigma factor: protein MERMSMEEEILLRMAQGDESAFSSIYRHYHPSLYIYLLRFCKVPSLAEDLVHDVFLKIWEIRGRINPQLSFSGYLYRIARNHVFKTITKLATDGQMRAQLYQQLAGIDPEHPDELARTKEYERLFEEALSKLTPQRLKVFRLCRQEGKSYDEAAAILGISRNAIKKHMVLGMRFIEDYVYRHGDILMAIWLVSTFY from the coding sequence ATGGAGCGTATGTCCATGGAAGAGGAAATACTGTTAAGGATGGCCCAGGGAGATGAATCGGCTTTTTCGAGCATCTACCGGCACTATCATCCTTCTTTATATATATACCTGCTGCGTTTCTGTAAGGTCCCTTCTCTTGCAGAAGACCTGGTGCACGACGTATTTCTCAAGATCTGGGAGATCAGGGGCCGTATTAACCCTCAACTTTCTTTCAGCGGGTATCTTTACCGTATTGCCCGCAATCATGTGTTTAAAACCATCACCAAACTGGCCACTGACGGGCAGATGCGGGCACAACTATACCAACAGTTGGCAGGTATTGATCCGGAGCATCCCGATGAATTGGCACGTACAAAGGAATATGAACGTCTTTTCGAGGAAGCACTTTCAAAGCTGACACCGCAACGGCTGAAAGTATTCCGCCTTTGCCGTCAGGAAGGGAAAAGTTATGACGAGGCCGCTGCCATACTGGGTATTTCCCGTAACGCGATAAAAAAGCACATGGTACTGGGTATGCGTTTCATCGAGGATTATGTGTACCGTCATGGTGACATTCTGATGGCGATCTGGCTTGTCTCCACCTTTTACTAA